A part of Candidatus Bathyarchaeia archaeon genomic DNA contains:
- a CDS encoding nicotinamide-nucleotide adenylyltransferase, producing MTTGLYIGRFQPFHLGHLEAAKHILSKVDELVIVVGSAHDSHTLENPFTAGERITMIRLALKEAKIDANRHTVLALPDAEFHKVWVSHLLSQAPSFDMVFTNEPLTGRLLKEAGMRVEKIPMFNRGAYTATEVRKRIIEGKNWEELLPRSVANYVKAIKGDERMREIALTDKAN from the coding sequence CTACATCGGCCGGTTCCAGCCATTCCACCTTGGCCATCTTGAGGCTGCGAAGCACATACTCAGCAAGGTCGACGAACTCGTCATAGTCGTAGGAAGTGCACACGATAGCCATACTCTAGAGAACCCGTTTACGGCGGGGGAACGTATCACGATGATTCGGCTGGCTCTGAAGGAGGCGAAGATAGATGCCAACCGACACACGGTGTTGGCTCTTCCCGATGCCGAGTTCCACAAGGTATGGGTCTCTCACCTTCTATCTCAAGCACCTAGCTTCGACATGGTTTTCACAAACGAGCCCCTGACAGGACGTCTTCTCAAAGAGGCGGGAATGCGTGTTGAGAAGATTCCCATGTTCAACCGAGGCGCGTATACCGCAACTGAGGTTAGAAAGAGGATCATAGAGGGAAAGAACTGGGAAGAACTCTTACCAAGATCTGTTGCCAATTATGTGAAGGCGATCAAGGGAGACGAACGAATGAGAGAGATCGCCCTGACCGACAAAGCGAACTAG
- a CDS encoding S-adenosyl-l-methionine hydroxide adenosyltransferase family protein, with protein MKIVTLLSDFGARDGYVAQMKGTILNIYPNVVVTDISHEVERHNIAMGSFILETTAPYFPTGTIHVAVVDPGVGSARKPLVIECEKATFVGPDNGLMARASEKLGLEAIYEIREKEFQGTRISSTFHGRDIFAYTAGLIASGRRPREAGPKVSKLETLNLVPPKLSGDLLVCHVLHVDAFGNVITNVDEKMTRKLPLKVGETLETRSWTRKLQAQFVRSYYELDIGAAALLLGSQGFLEIAVREGSARDKLDVKPLDHLEIQF; from the coding sequence ATGAAAATCGTAACCCTTCTCTCTGATTTCGGCGCAAGAGATGGCTACGTTGCACAGATGAAGGGTACGATTCTCAACATTTACCCAAATGTTGTTGTCACGGACATTTCTCACGAGGTCGAGCGACACAACATTGCTATGGGCTCATTCATTCTAGAAACAACCGCTCCTTACTTCCCCACGGGCACGATACACGTGGCAGTCGTCGATCCCGGAGTTGGAAGCGCGAGAAAACCTCTTGTCATCGAATGCGAAAAAGCAACCTTCGTCGGACCCGACAACGGACTAATGGCTCGGGCAAGCGAAAAACTGGGTCTCGAGGCAATCTATGAGATTCGAGAGAAGGAGTTTCAGGGAACGCGGATTTCAAGCACTTTTCACGGGAGAGACATTTTCGCCTATACCGCGGGTCTGATAGCTTCTGGCCGGAGACCCAGGGAGGCAGGACCCAAAGTCTCCAAGCTGGAAACTCTCAATCTCGTTCCGCCAAAGCTCTCGGGAGACCTACTCGTCTGTCACGTCTTGCATGTGGACGCGTTTGGAAACGTCATCACCAATGTTGATGAAAAAATGACCAGGAAATTACCGCTGAAGGTTGGAGAGACTCTTGAAACTCGATCTTGGACCCGGAAACTGCAAGCCCAATTCGTGAGATCCTACTACGAGCTCGACATTGGAGCCGCGGCATTGTTGCTTGGAAGCCAGGGATTTTTGGAAATAGCGGTTAGAGAGGGAAGTGCTAGGGACAAGCTCGACGTGAAACCGCTAGACCATTTGGAGATTCAGTTCTAG
- a CDS encoding DUF6114 domain-containing protein, whose product MPGDRPTAAFILSLVGGLIILVTGVLVGVIFLVVGTYLGGPPFLSVFWGLLGILIGIPVIIGAVMMYVNPKNHVAWGVAVIVFSLASYITASLGGFLIGLLLGLIGGILGAIWNPPSISTSFPVTKACLNCGRVMNEDAKYCSNCGKPFA is encoded by the coding sequence TTGCCAGGCGACAGACCGACAGCCGCCTTCATTCTCTCATTAGTCGGAGGCCTGATAATACTCGTTACGGGAGTACTTGTTGGTGTGATATTTCTCGTCGTCGGTACATACCTCGGTGGGCCCCCATTTCTATCCGTATTCTGGGGTTTACTGGGCATTCTGATCGGGATCCCCGTAATCATCGGTGCGGTCATGATGTATGTAAATCCCAAAAACCATGTCGCATGGGGCGTCGCAGTCATCGTATTTTCGCTGGCTAGCTACATCACAGCCTCTCTGGGAGGTTTCCTAATCGGTTTGCTGCTCGGACTTATCGGAGGAATCCTGGGAGCTATTTGGAACCCACCATCAATCTCCACTTCATTTCCAGTCACCAAAGCATGTCTGAATTGTGGAAGAGTCATGAACGAAGACGCCAAGTATTGCAGCAATTGTGGGAAGCCTTTCGCTTGA
- a CDS encoding metalloregulator ArsR/SmtB family transcription factor translates to MQEIERQQLFNALADPTRRNIVELLATQGQMNATDICENFDISHPAISQHLKILREADLVRLQKDAQRHLYSLNIDAIHKLDDWVKQMTRYWDETYDRLDQILEAEKKKTLRNRR, encoded by the coding sequence TTGCAAGAAATCGAGAGACAACAACTATTCAACGCCCTCGCCGACCCCACACGGCGCAACATCGTAGAGCTTCTCGCAACCCAAGGCCAGATGAATGCCACAGATATTTGCGAGAATTTCGACATTAGCCATCCAGCCATCTCCCAGCATCTGAAAATCCTACGCGAAGCAGACTTGGTACGCCTTCAAAAGGACGCCCAACGACATCTCTACAGCCTTAACATAGACGCCATTCACAAACTCGATGACTGGGTCAAACAGATGACTCGCTATTGGGATGAAACCTACGATAGGCTGGACCAGATTCTGGAGGCAGAGAAGAAAAAAACGCTCAGGAATAGGAGGTGA
- a CDS encoding SRPBCC family protein, translating to MTKNSTKIVAEPGKQEVIITREFDAPRELVFKAHVDPRLYVQWLGPREVTMRLDKFEPKTGGMWRYVSKDPSGTEFWFRGVNHEVTAPERIISTFEYEGLPEKGHVVLQTTKFESLPSGRSRITAQALFQSLADRDGMLQSGMERGVNDSMERLEELLKTQKQLASPSA from the coding sequence ATGACAAAGAATAGCACCAAAATAGTGGCAGAGCCCGGAAAGCAGGAAGTCATCATCACGCGAGAATTTGACGCACCAAGAGAGCTAGTGTTCAAGGCCCACGTGGACCCCAGGCTGTACGTTCAATGGCTTGGACCCCGAGAGGTAACGATGCGGCTGGACAAGTTTGAACCCAAGACTGGCGGAATGTGGCGATATGTCAGTAAGGACCCGAGCGGAACTGAATTTTGGTTCCGCGGCGTCAATCACGAAGTGACCGCTCCTGAGCGAATCATCAGCACGTTCGAGTACGAAGGGCTACCAGAGAAGGGACACGTAGTGCTGCAAACGACAAAGTTCGAGTCGCTACCAAGCGGAAGGAGCAGAATAACCGCGCAAGCGCTTTTCCAGTCGCTCGCAGACCGGGACGGAATGCTGCAGAGCGGAATGGAAAGAGGAGTCAACGACTCCATGGAACGTCTCGAGGAACTCTTGAAAACCCAGAAGCAACTAGCGTCACCATCGGCTTAA
- a CDS encoding alanine--glyoxylate aminotransferase family protein, producing the protein MSETQKLLMLPGPTNIPPRVMRAMLEPLIGHRGPEFKELFNKLLVKTKKVFETKGDMFILTSSGTGATEAALQNITDDGDKIIVNVNGFFSERLGEAIKAYGGKPIVLGSEWGKAPRVEDFEKIAKANPDAKALAVVYNETSTGVTVRALEQLGEMCADHGMLMIVDAISILGGDKLPVDDWNVDICVTASQKCLMTPPGLAFISVSDKAWSKIKSKKINRSYYLDLLMYKKYLEDGYTPFTPAVTLLYALNEACDMILEEGLPARYERHKICAEAVYDGMEAMGLGLYAEKESRSHTVVGVNSPPGMDEGKVRELIRTKYGIDFGGSLGKAKGKMFRVGVMGNVGSSDIMTTVAAIGSATSELGFKAKVDEGLEAARETLSRLPGKVN; encoded by the coding sequence GTGAGTGAGACCCAGAAACTTCTGATGCTGCCGGGTCCCACCAACATCCCGCCTCGAGTGATGAGGGCGATGCTGGAGCCCCTTATCGGTCATAGGGGTCCAGAGTTCAAGGAACTCTTCAACAAGCTTCTGGTCAAGACCAAGAAAGTCTTCGAGACGAAGGGTGACATGTTCATTCTTACATCCTCTGGCACAGGCGCTACTGAGGCCGCTCTTCAGAACATTACAGATGACGGCGACAAGATAATTGTCAACGTAAACGGGTTTTTCAGCGAGAGACTTGGCGAGGCCATCAAGGCGTATGGGGGAAAGCCGATCGTCTTAGGCTCAGAGTGGGGCAAAGCTCCCCGAGTCGAAGACTTCGAGAAGATTGCGAAGGCGAACCCTGACGCCAAGGCGCTTGCAGTCGTCTACAATGAAACTTCTACCGGGGTGACTGTTCGGGCGCTAGAACAGCTTGGAGAGATGTGCGCCGACCACGGTATGCTCATGATAGTGGACGCGATATCAATTCTTGGCGGTGATAAGTTGCCGGTGGACGATTGGAATGTCGACATTTGTGTGACGGCGAGCCAGAAGTGTTTGATGACCCCGCCGGGGTTGGCGTTTATTTCAGTCAGCGATAAGGCGTGGTCGAAGATAAAGTCGAAGAAGATTAATCGGTCTTACTATCTCGATCTCTTGATGTACAAGAAATATCTTGAGGACGGGTACACTCCTTTCACTCCGGCCGTCACCCTTCTTTACGCCTTAAACGAGGCTTGCGACATGATACTCGAAGAAGGGCTACCCGCTCGCTACGAACGACACAAAATCTGCGCGGAAGCGGTCTACGATGGAATGGAAGCGATGGGACTTGGATTGTACGCGGAAAAGGAATCGCGATCCCATACAGTTGTAGGGGTGAACAGTCCTCCAGGAATGGATGAGGGAAAAGTGAGGGAACTCATAAGAACAAAGTATGGAATAGACTTCGGCGGAAGCCTCGGAAAAGCGAAAGGAAAAATGTTCAGAGTCGGAGTCATGGGCAACGTCGGATCCTCCGACATCATGACCACAGTTGCCGCTATAGGATCCGCAACGTCAGAGTTAGGTTTCAAGGCCAAGGTTGATGAAGGGTTAGAAGCAGCCAGAGAAACCCTATCAAGACTACCCGGAAAGGTGAACTGA
- a CDS encoding FKBP-type peptidyl-prolyl cis-trans isomerase, which yields MAVKPGDFLLVNYTLKVKESGETVDTTLDSVAKDAHIHREDSTFGPKFIILGEGWLPKGLEESLVGLDPGTNKTVELTPEKGFGNRDPQKMRLVPLRRFRDKEYPTPGQQVEFDGRPAVVRAVGAGRVQVDYNHPLAGRTLVYDVSIDKVLENENEKILNLIALRIPEVPKEKFALKKHQSDLTIEVPEEAFYLSGLQVAKKAVTSDLQKFFPDIDAVAFQEIFKRSEPKPELPTTTTKKPAEIASETEEEAEATLEPVAKRPKSPAKKKEAAPRKASTSTSRKRAKMGSENQR from the coding sequence ATGGCAGTCAAACCAGGAGACTTCCTTCTAGTCAACTACACCCTGAAAGTCAAAGAGAGCGGGGAAACAGTCGACACAACCCTCGACTCCGTCGCGAAAGACGCTCACATCCACAGAGAAGATTCGACTTTCGGTCCAAAATTCATCATCCTCGGAGAAGGATGGCTGCCAAAAGGTTTGGAAGAGTCCCTTGTCGGGCTAGACCCTGGGACAAACAAGACAGTTGAGCTTACCCCTGAGAAGGGTTTCGGCAATCGCGATCCCCAAAAAATGCGGCTGGTTCCACTGCGACGGTTTCGAGACAAGGAATACCCGACTCCCGGTCAACAAGTCGAGTTCGATGGAAGACCCGCCGTAGTCCGGGCCGTTGGCGCTGGACGAGTCCAAGTAGATTACAATCACCCGCTTGCAGGCCGCACCTTGGTATATGACGTATCAATCGACAAGGTCCTGGAAAATGAGAACGAGAAGATACTCAATCTAATCGCTCTGAGAATCCCCGAGGTTCCGAAGGAAAAGTTCGCCTTGAAAAAGCATCAGAGCGACCTCACAATCGAAGTACCCGAGGAGGCCTTCTATCTCAGCGGTCTACAAGTAGCCAAGAAAGCTGTCACATCAGACCTGCAAAAATTCTTCCCTGACATCGATGCTGTCGCGTTCCAAGAAATCTTCAAGAGGTCCGAACCAAAACCAGAACTGCCCACCACTACTACAAAGAAACCAGCCGAGATAGCCTCAGAGACTGAGGAGGAAGCGGAAGCAACACTGGAGCCGGTCGCCAAGAGACCGAAATCTCCCGCAAAGAAGAAAGAAGCAGCGCCAAGGAAGGCTTCCACGAGTACTTCTCGCAAGCGCGCCAAGATGGGATCCGAAAACCAAAGATAA
- a CDS encoding crosslink repair DNA glycosylase YcaQ family protein encodes MSKATISIPGQVARRLAVTKQHLAGKLPAKATREHILSVVRDLTFVQWDPIAVVAPSHVLSFWNRVGDFPISDLERLLWDEKRLFLHWVNFAASIVLTEDYPLYYSMMKRYPESIGKSWGQRKPRTRKYIAEHKKLRESILNQLKSGPLQQTQFKEYVRTKSVDGWSTGSEVSRMLFHMEMSGEVMITGHQANRNIWTLSEMFLPEWVEKEDLEEEEVERVAAQKAIRALGTASPREINYYFPRGRYENLKKTLEHLQGESMIHQVHVVGLGGNDERYVHDLDIGLLESLQSDAWQPRVSLLPPFDNLLTVRGWTSRIFDFKYALDMFFPEEKRKFGYYVLPILWGDKLIGRVDPRLDRQKEKLLINSVHAEPGSPSDKEVASMIKGTIERLAEFLGAKEVVYSARVPKAWRMSLH; translated from the coding sequence TTGAGCAAGGCGACCATATCGATTCCTGGACAAGTCGCAAGGCGTCTCGCGGTCACGAAGCAGCATCTCGCGGGAAAGCTGCCCGCGAAGGCAACGCGGGAACATATTCTGTCAGTGGTGCGCGATTTGACCTTTGTTCAGTGGGACCCGATAGCGGTGGTCGCGCCGTCGCATGTTTTGTCCTTTTGGAATAGGGTTGGCGATTTTCCTATCTCTGACCTAGAAAGATTACTCTGGGACGAAAAGAGACTGTTCCTACACTGGGTCAACTTCGCCGCTTCGATTGTGCTTACCGAAGACTACCCACTCTACTACTCGATGATGAAACGATACCCAGAATCAATCGGCAAGTCCTGGGGACAACGGAAGCCGAGAACGAGAAAATACATTGCCGAGCACAAGAAGTTGCGTGAGTCAATACTCAACCAGCTCAAGAGCGGACCTCTACAGCAGACCCAGTTCAAAGAGTACGTTCGAACCAAAAGCGTGGACGGCTGGTCTACTGGAAGCGAGGTCTCCCGGATGCTCTTCCACATGGAAATGAGCGGAGAGGTCATGATCACGGGCCATCAAGCCAACCGGAACATATGGACCCTATCCGAGATGTTCCTCCCAGAGTGGGTGGAGAAGGAGGATCTGGAAGAAGAAGAGGTCGAGCGCGTAGCGGCGCAGAAGGCTATTCGGGCCCTCGGGACAGCGTCTCCTCGAGAAATCAACTACTATTTCCCGCGCGGTCGTTATGAGAATCTGAAGAAGACGCTGGAACACCTACAAGGGGAATCTATGATTCATCAGGTTCATGTCGTAGGTCTTGGCGGAAACGACGAGCGATATGTTCACGATCTGGACATCGGGTTACTCGAATCGTTGCAAAGCGACGCCTGGCAACCGCGCGTGTCGTTGTTGCCTCCTTTCGACAATCTTCTCACTGTCAGAGGCTGGACGAGTAGAATATTCGATTTCAAATACGCCCTCGACATGTTCTTCCCAGAAGAGAAAAGAAAATTCGGATACTACGTGCTCCCCATTCTTTGGGGGGACAAGCTGATCGGCAGAGTCGACCCTCGCCTGGACAGACAGAAGGAGAAACTCCTCATCAATTCAGTACACGCGGAGCCGGGGTCACCCAGCGATAAGGAGGTCGCGTCGATGATCAAGGGGACAATAGAGCGTTTGGCAGAATTTCTTGGGGCAAAGGAAGTCGTCTATAGTGCTCGCGTCCCGAAGGCTTGGAGGATGTCTCTTCATTAG
- a CDS encoding glutamate--tRNA ligase — translation MSSHKGSTARPADAKTLAPLPNAEKYSKIVTRFAPNPDFVLHIGSLRAVFLSHDYARMYKGKFILRFEDTDPRLKKSVLEYYGQIEKDVKWLGCQYDEEYIMSDRVPIYYEYAEKALGQGVAFVCTCEQDQFKAIIESGRACPHRSRSPAENLELWHKMLNGALKEGEAVVRVKTETTHPNPAVRDWPAFRIIDPEKYPHPRLGSKYRVWPLYNFSAAVDDHLMGVTHIIRGKEHLTNTVRQTFLYKHMGWSYPEALEYGRLRMVDVKLSKSEMVKELEEGLVEGFDDPRLPTIASLRRRGYSPEALKKIVHEMGASPVDATLSWDNINATNRKEIDKLAHRYNFIPNPVPMDVEHLPHAFEAHLPLHPELPDLGNRTLKVVPNQGTARIWLSGSDLPVIGRTKVVRLMELFNVEIHSTKPDLVKAIFHSQEYAKAREIKAPLIQWVPDEQHIPTEVVMPDATRTTGFGETNLLGEVVGSIIQMVRFGFGRIDSKEEPLTVYFAHK, via the coding sequence ATGTCATCTCACAAAGGATCGACCGCTCGACCGGCCGATGCCAAGACTCTGGCTCCTCTTCCGAATGCAGAGAAGTACTCCAAGATCGTGACCCGTTTCGCTCCAAACCCTGACTTCGTGCTCCACATTGGATCTCTCCGCGCTGTGTTTCTCTCCCATGATTATGCTAGAATGTACAAGGGCAAATTCATCCTTCGCTTCGAAGACACGGACCCTCGGCTGAAGAAATCCGTTCTCGAGTATTACGGGCAGATCGAGAAGGACGTGAAGTGGCTGGGCTGCCAATATGACGAGGAATACATCATGAGTGACAGGGTCCCAATCTACTACGAGTACGCAGAGAAAGCGCTTGGACAAGGAGTCGCGTTTGTCTGCACGTGCGAACAGGACCAGTTCAAGGCCATAATCGAATCAGGCAGGGCCTGTCCACATAGATCGAGAAGTCCGGCTGAAAATCTTGAACTTTGGCACAAAATGCTCAATGGAGCACTGAAGGAAGGAGAAGCTGTCGTTCGCGTGAAGACGGAGACGACTCACCCGAATCCCGCGGTTCGAGATTGGCCGGCCTTCCGAATAATAGATCCTGAGAAATATCCTCATCCTAGACTTGGGTCGAAGTATCGGGTATGGCCGCTCTACAACTTCTCCGCCGCGGTTGACGATCATCTGATGGGTGTTACCCATATTATTCGGGGAAAGGAGCACTTGACCAACACTGTCCGACAGACGTTCCTCTACAAGCACATGGGCTGGTCATACCCAGAAGCGCTCGAATACGGTCGGCTAAGGATGGTAGACGTGAAGCTCAGTAAGTCAGAGATGGTGAAAGAGCTGGAGGAAGGATTGGTCGAGGGCTTCGACGATCCTCGACTCCCTACCATCGCATCGCTAAGAAGAAGAGGATATTCTCCTGAGGCTCTAAAGAAGATCGTCCATGAGATGGGCGCCAGTCCGGTAGATGCGACATTGAGCTGGGACAATATCAACGCGACTAATCGCAAGGAAATAGACAAGCTGGCTCACAGGTACAATTTCATTCCGAATCCTGTTCCCATGGACGTGGAGCACTTACCACACGCGTTCGAGGCTCATCTTCCTCTTCACCCGGAACTTCCCGATCTTGGAAACCGTACGTTGAAAGTCGTCCCTAACCAGGGAACTGCGCGCATCTGGTTATCTGGATCGGATCTCCCGGTGATCGGGAGGACAAAGGTCGTACGGCTTATGGAGCTCTTCAATGTAGAGATACATTCGACAAAACCAGACCTGGTCAAGGCGATTTTTCACAGCCAGGAGTATGCTAAGGCTCGAGAGATCAAGGCGCCTCTGATACAATGGGTTCCGGACGAACAGCACATCCCGACCGAGGTCGTTATGCCAGACGCTACAAGAACCACCGGGTTTGGCGAGACGAACCTGCTTGGCGAGGTTGTAGGAAGTATCATTCAGATGGTCAGATTTGGCTTCGGAAGAATTGACTCCAAAGAAGAGCCGCTGACGGTCTACTTCGCGCACAAGTAG
- a CDS encoding diphosphomevalonate decarboxylase — protein MDKALKASARAYAIQGLVKYHGLRNEKLRLPFHDSISVCMKALPTITTVSFNRDYGEDRIRINGKSPSRREQDRVLTVLNHLRHLSRQDDLKARIESRNPDVQGKGLGFSASGFAALGLATARALEFDIKTPELSEVVRLGAGSASRSLAGAFSIWYANRNGRSYAEVLASASSIRMRSIIVPIESDIKTDRAHANVVKSPFFKPRLAYLRSILPRMKRAISRKDAEAIGRLAEEDTLNLHAVTMTGKGGLVLFSPLSIEIIREVRRLRSEEDVPVWFSLDTGPSVFVNTTRDAAQSVRRNISKITDNLLVSDPGGPAEIIDKHLF, from the coding sequence TTGGATAAGGCATTGAAGGCTTCTGCTCGAGCCTACGCGATTCAAGGGCTCGTGAAATACCACGGTCTCCGAAATGAGAAACTGCGCCTGCCATTTCACGACAGCATATCCGTCTGCATGAAAGCTCTTCCAACGATTACGACAGTGTCGTTCAACCGAGACTACGGGGAAGATCGGATCAGGATTAATGGCAAGTCGCCCTCTAGGAGGGAACAGGACAGAGTATTGACGGTCCTCAACCATCTTCGACACTTGTCTCGTCAAGATGATCTGAAGGCAAGAATCGAATCCAGGAATCCAGATGTCCAGGGCAAGGGACTGGGCTTCTCGGCGTCCGGCTTCGCGGCACTAGGGCTTGCAACCGCCCGCGCGCTGGAGTTCGACATCAAGACCCCCGAGCTGTCCGAAGTCGTTAGGCTTGGCGCTGGCTCTGCGTCACGGAGCTTGGCCGGAGCATTCTCCATCTGGTACGCGAACAGAAACGGTCGGTCGTACGCGGAGGTGCTTGCATCTGCCAGTTCAATCAGAATGAGATCAATCATTGTCCCGATAGAATCGGATATCAAGACCGATAGAGCTCATGCCAACGTTGTCAAGTCTCCCTTCTTCAAACCCCGCTTAGCTTACCTTCGAAGCATTCTTCCACGGATGAAACGAGCTATCTCACGAAAGGACGCCGAAGCCATTGGTCGGCTGGCCGAGGAGGATACTCTCAACTTGCACGCAGTTACGATGACGGGGAAGGGGGGACTGGTTCTTTTCAGTCCACTCTCGATCGAAATCATCAGAGAAGTACGAAGGCTCCGTTCAGAAGAAGACGTTCCGGTCTGGTTCTCCCTCGATACGGGCCCATCAGTCTTTGTCAATACAACACGAGACGCAGCCCAGTCAGTCCGAAGAAACATCAGCAAGATCACAGACAATCTCTTGGTCTCGGACCCCGGTGGGCCTGCGGAGATAATCGACAAGCACCTTTTCTAA
- a CDS encoding NAD(P)-dependent glycerol-1-phosphate dehydrogenase: MEVDESLHYMQLPREVIVGKNVLGRVGEVCTRLGFSGTALVVSGPVTYPLAGEPVAKSVAKAGMKVDHIIVKESTEQIANHVVESIKKAKASLALGVGGGKDIDLAKLASAKSKVPFMSVPTAASHDGIASPYASIKGGARPYSVRAQAPVAILTDIDVIADSPYNLLAAGCADIVAKFTAVKDWQLAHKLKNEYYGDYAAELALMSAELVTKNPKDIVKRNIEGVKTVVEALISCGVAMSIAGSSRPCSGSEHLFSHALDLVAADTSLHGERTGVGAILCAYLQGSNWEAIRTFLKEIGAPSTAEELNVSPEQVVKALTMAHSLRPERYTILGETGVAEAAAAKVARMTGVIG, translated from the coding sequence ATGGAAGTCGATGAGTCCCTTCATTACATGCAGCTTCCACGAGAGGTCATCGTGGGCAAGAATGTTCTCGGCCGAGTTGGAGAGGTTTGCACCCGACTCGGTTTCAGCGGCACAGCACTCGTAGTTTCAGGTCCCGTAACCTATCCTCTCGCAGGCGAGCCCGTTGCGAAATCTGTCGCTAAAGCAGGAATGAAGGTCGACCATATCATCGTCAAAGAATCAACAGAACAAATCGCAAACCATGTTGTAGAATCGATCAAGAAAGCTAAGGCCTCGCTAGCGCTCGGCGTGGGTGGAGGGAAGGATATCGATCTTGCAAAACTCGCATCGGCGAAATCGAAGGTTCCTTTCATGAGCGTCCCGACAGCTGCGAGTCACGATGGGATCGCAAGCCCGTATGCCTCGATCAAGGGCGGCGCCAGGCCTTACTCTGTGAGGGCTCAAGCACCGGTCGCTATCCTCACCGATATCGATGTAATTGCTGATTCGCCGTACAATCTGTTGGCGGCAGGCTGTGCTGACATCGTTGCCAAGTTCACAGCTGTCAAGGATTGGCAGCTCGCTCACAAGCTGAAGAACGAGTACTACGGCGACTATGCCGCTGAGCTCGCGTTGATGAGTGCTGAACTCGTCACCAAGAACCCGAAGGACATAGTCAAGCGAAACATCGAAGGCGTCAAAACGGTAGTCGAGGCACTCATAAGCTGCGGCGTGGCAATGAGCATAGCAGGAAGCTCCCGACCCTGCAGCGGGTCAGAACACCTATTCAGTCATGCCCTCGACCTGGTCGCCGCTGACACAAGTTTACACGGAGAGAGAACCGGTGTTGGCGCAATACTTTGCGCTTACCTTCAAGGGTCCAACTGGGAAGCAATCCGAACTTTCCTGAAAGAGATAGGCGCGCCCTCAACCGCTGAGGAGCTTAACGTCTCTCCCGAACAAGTGGTAAAGGCACTGACCATGGCTCACAGTCTGCGTCCCGAAAGATACACGATCCTAGGCGAGACGGGAGTTGCTGAAGCTGCGGCGGCGAAAGTCGCTCGAATGACAGGCGTAATTGGATAA